The Bacteroidia bacterium genome includes a window with the following:
- a CDS encoding DUF2945 domain-containing protein, giving the protein MKIKFKKGDKVSWNSEAGRVSGTIIKIHTKDFNYKGYTHHATEEEPQYEIKSNKTDHIAAHKGSVLTKL; this is encoded by the coding sequence ATGAAAATAAAATTTAAAAAGGGCGACAAAGTAAGTTGGAACTCTGAAGCAGGGCGAGTTTCAGGAACTATCATTAAAATTCATACAAAAGATTTTAATTACAAAGGATATACACACCATGCTACGGAAGAAGAACCTCAATATGAAATAAAAAGTAACAAGACGGATCACATTGCAGCTCATAAAGGTTCTGTCCTTACTAAACTCTAA
- a CDS encoding uracil-DNA glycosylase family protein, translating to VFMYDMITEYGGAKEFYKQFYINSPFPLAIVRQTADGKWLNANYYDDPLLFEMVKDFMILSLKKHIKLGLDTSEVFVLGKKNADFIQKLNKEAKLFGSIKALEHPRYIQQYKSKEKQMYIDKYIVTLHNTE from the coding sequence CTGTTTTTATGTATGATATGATTACTGAATATGGTGGAGCGAAAGAATTCTATAAACAATTTTATATTAACTCGCCATTTCCTTTAGCCATTGTTCGCCAAACAGCAGATGGCAAATGGTTAAATGCCAATTATTATGATGACCCTCTGCTTTTTGAAATGGTAAAAGACTTTATGATTTTGTCCTTAAAAAAACACATCAAACTGGGATTAGATACTTCGGAAGTTTTTGTACTGGGAAAGAAAAATGCAGATTTTATTCAAAAACTAAATAAGGAAGCAAAGTTATTTGGCAGCATAAAAGCATTGGAACATCCGCGATACATCCAGCAATATAAATCGAAAGAAAAACAGATGTATATTGACAAGTATATAGTAACATTGCATAATACAGAATAA